In a genomic window of Roseiflexus castenholzii DSM 13941:
- the hisF gene encoding imidazole glycerol phosphate synthase subunit HisF, translated as MLKRRVIPCLDVKAGRVVKGVAFLNHRDAGDPVELAAAYDAGGADELVFYDITASSDERDIMIDVVERTAAQVFIPLTVGGGLRTVEDMYRMLRAGADKVSINTAAVLNPQLIEDGARRFGSQCIVLSIDARRVNAPDEPPRWQVFTHTGHNPRPTGLDAVEWARRGVDLGAGEIVINSMDADGVGSGYDLDLLRAIADAVGVPVIASGGVGSPEHMYAGLVEGCADAVLAASIFHFGAYTIQDVKRYLAERGVPVRM; from the coding sequence ATGCTCAAACGCCGCGTCATTCCGTGTCTGGATGTCAAGGCAGGTCGGGTGGTCAAGGGCGTCGCCTTTCTGAACCATCGAGATGCTGGCGATCCCGTCGAACTCGCCGCAGCCTATGATGCGGGCGGCGCCGATGAACTGGTGTTCTACGACATTACCGCCAGCAGCGACGAACGCGATATTATGATCGATGTCGTCGAACGCACTGCGGCGCAGGTGTTCATTCCATTAACAGTCGGCGGCGGGTTGCGCACGGTCGAGGATATGTACCGCATGTTGCGCGCCGGCGCCGATAAAGTGTCGATCAACACGGCGGCGGTGCTCAACCCGCAATTGATCGAAGATGGCGCGCGACGGTTCGGCAGCCAGTGTATCGTGCTCTCCATCGATGCCCGGCGGGTCAACGCGCCGGACGAACCGCCGCGCTGGCAGGTCTTTACTCATACCGGTCATAACCCGCGCCCGACCGGTCTCGACGCTGTCGAATGGGCGCGACGCGGCGTTGATCTGGGGGCAGGCGAGATCGTCATCAACAGCATGGATGCTGATGGCGTCGGCAGCGGGTATGATCTCGATCTCCTGCGCGCCATTGCGGATGCAGTCGGTGTGCCGGTCATTGCGTCCGGCGGCGTCGGCTCCCCGGAACACATGTACGCCGGTCTCGTCGAGGGGTGCGCCGATGCCGTGCTCGCGGCGTCGATCTTCCACTTCGGTGCGTATACCATTCAAGATGTCAAACGATATCTGGCAGAGCGCGGGGTGCCGGTGCGTATGTAG
- the accD gene encoding acetyl-CoA carboxylase, carboxyltransferase subunit beta, translating into MKELIQRSRKSFTVVHPIESDVPDNVWVKCPSCRELIYHKQLAERMKVCRCGYHMRLTAREWLALLDEGSFVEYDAHLRPTDPLGFVSPKEAYADKLRETQRRTGLADVVVSGVGSIEGYRLSIAVCDFNFIGGSMGSVFGEKMARAAERAATLGIPLLTINTSGGARMQEGVIALMQLAKVNMALTRLAAARQPHIAVLVDPCYGGVTASYASVADIIIAEPGANIGFAGRRVIEQTIRQKLPADFQTAEFMLQHGMVDMVTPRSELHGVLAKLLRLYAAEGRSGAYSSEAVAPTLASI; encoded by the coding sequence ATGAAAGAGTTGATTCAACGATCGCGGAAGAGCTTCACCGTCGTGCATCCGATCGAGTCGGACGTGCCGGACAACGTCTGGGTCAAGTGCCCGTCGTGCCGGGAATTGATCTACCACAAGCAACTGGCTGAGCGCATGAAGGTGTGTCGCTGCGGCTACCACATGCGCCTGACAGCGCGTGAGTGGCTGGCGCTGCTCGATGAAGGTTCGTTCGTCGAATACGACGCGCACCTGCGCCCCACCGACCCGCTCGGCTTTGTGTCGCCCAAAGAAGCATATGCCGATAAACTGCGCGAAACGCAGCGTCGCACCGGTCTTGCTGATGTCGTGGTGAGCGGCGTTGGCAGCATTGAAGGATACCGACTGTCGATTGCAGTGTGCGATTTCAACTTCATCGGCGGCTCGATGGGCAGCGTCTTCGGCGAGAAGATGGCGCGCGCTGCGGAGCGCGCGGCGACGCTCGGCATTCCGCTGCTCACGATCAACACCAGTGGCGGCGCGCGCATGCAGGAAGGCGTGATCGCGCTGATGCAACTGGCGAAAGTCAATATGGCGCTCACCCGTCTGGCGGCGGCGCGTCAACCGCATATCGCCGTACTTGTCGATCCATGCTATGGCGGCGTCACTGCCTCCTACGCCTCAGTCGCCGACATTATTATTGCCGAGCCGGGCGCCAACATCGGCTTTGCCGGTCGCCGTGTGATTGAACAGACGATTCGCCAGAAACTGCCGGCGGATTTTCAGACTGCCGAATTTATGCTCCAGCACGGCATGGTCGATATGGTCACACCGCGCAGCGAGTTGCACGGTGTGCTGGCAAAACTGCTGCGCCTCTACGCCGCCGAAGGGCGCAGTGGAGCGTATTCCTCCGAAGCGGTCGCACCGACGCTGGCATCCATCTGA
- a CDS encoding SDR family NAD(P)-dependent oxidoreductase: MSTVRRLEGKVALITGGAGNIGEVITRRFLAEGATVVITGRNAEKLAVYRRRLIDEERVAPERVVALRMDGSDIAQVRAGVAQIVHGGTDVPIPLHRIDILVNNAGSAGPRRRLVDIPLEPSEVQPPDSETLAQAVGNLVGITWNLTRAAAPHMPSGSSVINISTIFSRTDYYGRIAYVAPKAALNALSDGLARELGVRGIRVNTIYPGPIESERIYTMFQAMDALKGQPEGDTASGFLRMMRLSRIDQNGEVVKRFPSPVDVANTAVFLASDESAAFTGHAFEVTHGMEVPTESRTTFVSRPGLRSVDATGKVILICAGDQVDDAVALADTLRSCRATVVIGFRDPRALEKASVLLREPRHALAADMYGRPTMTAEARLVRLDPLDPRAAAQTLEQIHAELGAIHHAVVLPGQSRHAPSASLIEVDDQVVERFLHQELVGTIALARELARFWEEYPSGSSMHRVLFVSNPDDQQGNQYSHILRAAVEQLVRVWRHESEYDSVNPAHQQEGQSSAAVWANQLIRYVNNEMANLDFTCAWVAKLLGSDRRIAEINLYLPEEIVGTIGVHNPGFGWAESLFGLHMGKVALITGGSAGIGGQIGRLLALSGAHVMLAARNADQLEQMRASIVREVRDASYPDAESRVAIFPGSDVSDIDGLERLVNHTVRVFGKVDYLINNAGIAGAEEMVIDMPVDAWRHTLRANLISNYALLRRLAPQMKAAGGAYVLNVSSYFGGEKYVAIPYPNRSDYAVSKAGQRAMVESLARFLGPEIQINAIAPGPVEGERLKGAGSRPGLFMRRARLILENKRLNEVFAALLAARHEGATIADLLPDLFANDIQSIANSAAMPAPLRRLATMLRETSDAGGSAQSYLMNATIARKLLNRLENGGYITLHDRRALTVEPPEPFFTEAQIEREAIKVRDGILGMLHLQRMPTEFDVALATVFYLADRNVTGETFHPSGGLRFERTVTEGELFGKPGQQRLERLKGSVVYLIGEHLRQHLVLLARTFLDEIHVARVVLLTETTQAATDLAAELSDYEAAGRFVVIPTCGDIEGGIDRAMAEYGRPGPVISTPFRPLPDRALSARNGDWSSVLTTAEFEELVEQQITHHFRVARKAGLIEGANVTLVTPPTSARSTSEEFALANFVKTTLHALTATAGAESERTVPHVPVNQVDLTRRARSEEPRTPSEEEEELQRFVNAVLLTSAPLPTPLESRYRARIYRGNAITV; this comes from the coding sequence ATGAGCACAGTGCGACGACTGGAAGGAAAAGTGGCGCTGATCACGGGCGGCGCTGGCAACATTGGCGAGGTCATCACCCGCCGATTTCTGGCGGAAGGCGCGACGGTCGTTATTACGGGGCGCAATGCGGAAAAACTTGCGGTGTATCGCCGCCGCCTGATCGATGAAGAGCGCGTTGCTCCCGAGCGCGTCGTTGCGCTGCGTATGGACGGCAGCGATATTGCTCAGGTGCGCGCAGGAGTTGCGCAGATCGTCCACGGCGGCACAGACGTTCCCATACCGCTGCATCGTATCGATATCCTGGTCAACAACGCCGGCAGCGCCGGACCCCGCCGTCGCCTGGTTGATATTCCGCTCGAACCCTCGGAAGTGCAACCGCCAGACAGCGAAACGCTGGCGCAGGCGGTCGGGAATCTGGTTGGAATTACGTGGAATCTGACACGCGCAGCGGCGCCGCATATGCCGTCTGGCAGCAGCGTGATCAATATTTCGACGATCTTTTCTCGCACCGATTACTACGGGCGTATTGCGTATGTTGCGCCTAAGGCGGCGCTCAATGCGCTGAGCGACGGGTTGGCGCGCGAATTGGGTGTGCGCGGCATTCGCGTCAATACCATCTACCCCGGGCCGATCGAGAGCGAACGCATTTATACGATGTTTCAGGCGATGGACGCGCTCAAAGGTCAACCCGAGGGCGACACTGCCAGTGGCTTTCTGAGGATGATGCGCTTGAGCCGCATCGATCAGAATGGCGAAGTGGTCAAACGCTTCCCTTCTCCTGTTGATGTCGCCAATACGGCGGTGTTCCTCGCCAGCGATGAGTCGGCAGCGTTCACCGGGCACGCCTTCGAGGTGACACACGGCATGGAGGTGCCAACCGAGAGTCGCACAACGTTTGTGTCGCGCCCCGGGCTGCGCAGCGTCGATGCCACCGGCAAGGTTATTCTGATCTGCGCTGGCGATCAGGTTGATGATGCGGTTGCGCTGGCCGACACGTTGCGCTCCTGCCGCGCGACGGTCGTGATCGGGTTCCGTGATCCGCGCGCGCTAGAAAAGGCGTCAGTGCTCCTGCGCGAACCACGCCACGCGCTTGCTGCCGATATGTATGGCCGCCCGACGATGACGGCGGAAGCGCGCCTGGTGCGCCTCGATCCCCTCGACCCGCGCGCTGCGGCACAGACGCTCGAGCAGATTCATGCCGAACTCGGCGCCATTCACCACGCTGTCGTTCTGCCTGGGCAGAGTCGCCATGCGCCTTCCGCAAGCCTGATCGAAGTGGACGATCAGGTCGTCGAGCGCTTCCTGCACCAGGAATTAGTAGGCACGATTGCGCTGGCGCGCGAACTGGCGCGCTTCTGGGAGGAATATCCTTCCGGCTCATCAATGCATCGCGTGCTGTTTGTGAGCAATCCCGACGATCAGCAGGGTAATCAGTATAGTCACATCCTGCGCGCTGCGGTCGAGCAATTGGTGCGCGTCTGGCGCCATGAGAGCGAGTACGACTCGGTCAATCCAGCGCATCAGCAGGAAGGTCAGTCGAGCGCCGCTGTGTGGGCGAACCAATTGATCCGCTATGTGAACAATGAGATGGCCAACCTCGATTTTACCTGCGCATGGGTGGCAAAATTGTTGGGGAGCGACCGGCGCATTGCTGAAATCAATCTCTATCTCCCCGAAGAAATCGTGGGCACGATTGGCGTGCATAATCCGGGGTTCGGTTGGGCGGAAAGTCTGTTTGGTCTCCATATGGGGAAGGTGGCGTTGATCACCGGCGGCAGCGCGGGCATCGGCGGTCAGATCGGGCGTTTGCTGGCGCTCTCCGGCGCGCACGTGATGCTGGCGGCGCGTAACGCCGATCAGTTGGAGCAGATGCGCGCGTCGATCGTGCGTGAGGTGCGCGATGCCAGTTATCCTGATGCCGAGTCGCGCGTGGCGATCTTCCCCGGCAGCGATGTCTCCGACATCGACGGGCTTGAACGCCTGGTCAACCATACGGTGCGCGTGTTTGGCAAGGTGGATTACCTGATCAACAATGCGGGCATCGCCGGCGCCGAAGAGATGGTGATCGATATGCCGGTGGACGCCTGGCGCCATACACTGCGCGCCAATCTGATCAGCAATTATGCGCTGCTGCGCCGCCTCGCGCCGCAAATGAAGGCGGCGGGCGGGGCGTATGTGCTGAATGTGTCGTCCTACTTCGGCGGCGAAAAGTATGTGGCGATCCCATACCCGAACCGCTCCGATTATGCGGTCAGTAAGGCGGGTCAGCGCGCCATGGTCGAAAGTCTGGCGCGCTTCCTTGGTCCTGAGATTCAGATCAACGCAATCGCGCCCGGTCCGGTGGAAGGTGAACGGCTGAAAGGCGCCGGGAGTCGTCCTGGTCTGTTCATGCGCCGTGCGCGGTTGATTCTGGAAAACAAACGCCTCAATGAGGTCTTCGCTGCGCTGCTGGCAGCGCGCCACGAGGGCGCGACCATCGCCGATCTGTTGCCCGATCTGTTCGCCAATGACATTCAGTCCATCGCCAATAGCGCTGCGATGCCGGCGCCGCTGCGCCGCCTGGCGACGATGCTGCGCGAGACGAGCGATGCTGGCGGGAGCGCGCAGTCGTACCTGATGAATGCGACAATTGCGCGCAAATTGCTCAATCGGCTGGAGAATGGCGGGTACATTACGCTCCACGACCGACGCGCGCTGACCGTTGAACCGCCGGAGCCGTTCTTTACCGAAGCGCAGATCGAGCGCGAAGCGATCAAGGTGCGTGATGGCATTCTGGGAATGCTCCACCTGCAACGAATGCCGACCGAGTTCGATGTGGCGCTGGCGACGGTCTTCTATCTGGCGGACCGGAATGTGACGGGCGAGACGTTCCATCCGTCGGGCGGGCTGCGCTTTGAGCGCACGGTCACCGAAGGCGAACTGTTTGGCAAGCCGGGACAGCAGCGCCTGGAACGACTGAAAGGCAGCGTCGTCTATCTGATCGGTGAGCACCTGCGCCAACATCTGGTGCTGCTGGCGCGCACCTTCCTCGATGAGATTCATGTCGCGCGCGTCGTTCTGCTGACAGAAACCACGCAGGCGGCAACCGACCTGGCAGCCGAACTGTCCGATTATGAAGCCGCCGGACGATTCGTTGTCATCCCGACGTGTGGCGACATTGAAGGCGGTATTGATCGAGCGATGGCAGAATACGGCCGCCCCGGTCCGGTTATCTCGACGCCGTTCCGCCCGCTGCCGGATCGCGCCCTGAGCGCCCGAAACGGTGATTGGAGCAGTGTGTTGACCACCGCCGAATTCGAGGAATTGGTCGAACAGCAGATCACCCATCACTTCCGCGTTGCGCGCAAGGCGGGGCTGATCGAGGGCGCGAACGTCACCCTGGTGACGCCGCCGACCTCGGCGCGCTCGACGTCCGAAGAGTTCGCGCTGGCAAACTTCGTCAAGACGACGCTCCACGCACTCACGGCGACCGCTGGCGCCGAAAGTGAACGCACGGTGCCGCATGTGCCGGTCAATCAGGTGGACCTGACGCGGCGCGCCCGCAGCGAGGAGCCTCGCACGCCATCCGAAGAGGAAGAGGAATTGCAGCGTTTTGTGAATGCCGTGCTGCTGACCAGTGCGCCGCTGCCAACGCCGCTCGAAAGCCGCTATCGGGCGCGCATCTATCGTGGAAATGCGATTACCGTGTAA
- the moaD gene encoding molybdopterin converting factor subunit 1 has translation MTKSITITVRYFAAHREITGCSDETLVLAPGTTVGALWEMLTERYPRLAGYSGRLLFAVNQEFAASDHTLRDGDEVAFIPPVSGGALQPFVVTPDPLDPAPLVALVQAPDMGAIVTFAGVARDNFGGRKTAFLEYEAYPGMAEAVLAQIAAEARARWQTGAIAVHHRIGRLEIGETAVLVVVAAPHRREAFAAAEWIMDRIKEVAPIWKKEHWADGDAEWVGDEKERKQKAPQRSTI, from the coding sequence ATGACCAAGAGCATCACGATCACCGTTCGCTACTTTGCGGCACACCGTGAGATCACCGGTTGCAGTGACGAAACGCTCGTCCTCGCGCCTGGCACGACCGTCGGCGCGCTATGGGAGATGCTAACCGAACGCTACCCGCGGCTTGCCGGGTATAGCGGGCGGTTGCTGTTTGCAGTCAATCAGGAATTCGCTGCGTCCGATCACACCCTGCGCGACGGCGATGAAGTCGCCTTTATTCCGCCGGTGAGCGGCGGCGCGCTCCAACCGTTCGTTGTCACTCCCGACCCGCTTGATCCCGCGCCGCTCGTTGCGCTGGTACAGGCGCCCGATATGGGCGCAATCGTCACATTCGCCGGCGTGGCGCGCGACAACTTTGGCGGGCGCAAAACCGCCTTCCTGGAATATGAGGCGTATCCCGGTATGGCGGAAGCGGTGCTCGCACAGATTGCCGCCGAAGCGCGCGCGCGCTGGCAGACCGGTGCGATCGCGGTGCATCATCGGATTGGGCGCCTGGAGATTGGCGAAACGGCAGTTCTGGTAGTGGTCGCCGCGCCGCATCGCCGTGAAGCCTTTGCAGCCGCCGAATGGATTATGGACCGCATCAAAGAAGTTGCGCCGATCTGGAAAAAGGAACATTGGGCGGATGGCGACGCCGAATGGGTTGGCGACGAGAAGGAGCGTAAGCAGAAGGCGCCTCAGCGTTCGACAATATAA
- the hisA gene encoding 1-(5-phosphoribosyl)-5-[(5-phosphoribosylamino)methylideneamino]imidazole-4-carboxamide isomerase: MEIIPAIDLKDGRCVRLYQGDFQQVTVYGDDPVAIAQHWFEQGAPRLHLVDLDGARSGQPVHTDIIRAIVRSFGAPVQLGGGLRSIEAVERALELGVQRVVLGTAAVEHPDMIAHLVAQFGDAIAVAIDARNGMAATAGWTETAAMSAVDLLERMVTLGVRRVIYTDISRDGTLSEPNIAATGALVRPDGPAIIASGGISTLDHLRRLADVGVEGAIVGRALYTGDLSLREALAAFQ, translated from the coding sequence ATGGAGATCATTCCTGCTATTGATTTGAAGGACGGTCGCTGTGTGCGCCTCTACCAGGGCGATTTCCAGCAGGTCACCGTCTATGGCGATGATCCGGTTGCAATTGCGCAACACTGGTTCGAACAGGGGGCGCCACGCCTACACCTTGTCGATCTCGATGGCGCGCGCAGCGGGCAGCCGGTCCATACCGACATCATACGCGCGATTGTGCGGTCTTTTGGCGCGCCGGTGCAACTGGGAGGCGGGCTGCGCAGCATCGAAGCCGTCGAGCGTGCGCTGGAACTGGGAGTGCAACGCGTTGTTCTGGGCACGGCAGCCGTTGAACATCCCGACATGATCGCCCATCTGGTCGCGCAATTCGGCGACGCTATCGCTGTCGCAATTGATGCGCGCAACGGCATGGCGGCGACGGCTGGATGGACGGAGACCGCCGCCATGAGCGCCGTTGATCTGCTCGAACGCATGGTGACGCTGGGGGTCCGGCGCGTCATTTATACCGATATTTCGCGCGACGGCACCCTTTCTGAACCGAACATCGCGGCAACCGGGGCGCTCGTGCGCCCCGATGGTCCTGCAATTATTGCATCGGGAGGAATCAGCACACTTGATCACTTGCGTCGCCTGGCAGACGTTGGCGTTGAGGGTGCGATTGTCGGACGAGCGCTCTATACCGGCGATCTGTCACTGCGTGAAGCGCTTGCAGCCTTCCAATGA
- a CDS encoding hemolysin family protein, producing the protein MEQTEHSNILVESLLILLLIIANGFFAASEIAIVSARKGRLEQQAERGDGGARAALTLREAPSRFLSTVQVGITLFGTFAAVFGGASVVRVVNAWLQNIPALAPYAGALAPAIVALGISYLSLIVGELVPKRLALQNAERVAAIVAPLMVLLARIALPAVMFLTFSTDVVLRLLGRHNVAEMPVTEDDIMALVREGAAEGTVADSEQTVIHNVFKFSDRTVRSLMTPRTQITAIDIDTPLDEALKIATESGYSRIPVYEGTLDHVIGILYVKDLLAFWGQCEPPNLRELLRPPMYIIESQRAAQAFQQLKQNRHALAVVLDEYGQVAGVITIEDMLEELVGDISDEYDEISESIVQRDDGSYLVDGLTPFADLHERLALPPADDLVREHGFETLAGFVLALLGRIPNAGDSVKWEGYTFEVVDMDGRRIDKVLIIPPRPSVDQTRHVLATRAIAPKTRQSNAEAA; encoded by the coding sequence ATGGAACAGACCGAACATTCAAACATCCTCGTTGAGAGCCTCCTGATATTGCTCCTTATCATCGCCAACGGCTTTTTTGCCGCATCGGAGATTGCGATCGTCTCCGCGCGCAAAGGGCGGCTCGAGCAGCAGGCGGAACGGGGCGACGGCGGCGCACGCGCCGCGCTCACGCTGCGGGAAGCGCCGAGTCGGTTCCTTTCGACGGTGCAGGTTGGCATTACCCTCTTTGGCACATTTGCAGCAGTCTTCGGCGGTGCGAGCGTCGTGCGCGTCGTCAATGCATGGTTGCAGAACATTCCTGCGCTGGCGCCCTATGCCGGCGCGCTGGCGCCGGCCATTGTAGCATTGGGCATCAGTTATCTCTCGCTCATTGTCGGCGAGTTGGTTCCCAAGCGTCTGGCGTTGCAGAATGCCGAACGAGTGGCTGCGATAGTCGCTCCGCTCATGGTGTTGCTGGCGCGTATTGCATTGCCAGCAGTCATGTTTCTGACCTTCTCGACCGACGTTGTCCTGCGGTTGCTCGGTCGTCATAACGTGGCAGAAATGCCCGTCACCGAGGACGACATTATGGCGCTGGTGCGTGAGGGCGCTGCTGAAGGTACGGTAGCGGATTCCGAGCAAACCGTGATCCATAATGTCTTTAAGTTCAGCGATCGGACGGTGCGCTCGCTGATGACGCCGCGCACGCAGATCACTGCCATCGACATCGACACGCCGTTGGATGAAGCATTGAAAATTGCCACCGAATCCGGCTATTCACGCATTCCGGTGTACGAAGGGACGCTCGATCATGTCATCGGCATCCTGTACGTCAAAGACTTGCTGGCATTCTGGGGGCAATGTGAGCCGCCGAATTTGCGGGAGTTGTTGCGCCCGCCAATGTATATCATCGAAAGTCAACGCGCTGCGCAGGCGTTCCAGCAACTGAAGCAGAACCGCCATGCGCTTGCCGTCGTCCTCGATGAATATGGTCAGGTTGCCGGTGTGATCACGATTGAGGATATGCTCGAAGAATTGGTTGGCGATATTTCGGACGAGTACGATGAGATCAGCGAGTCGATCGTGCAACGTGACGACGGCAGTTATCTGGTCGATGGACTGACGCCGTTCGCCGATCTTCACGAACGACTTGCCCTGCCTCCCGCCGATGATCTGGTGCGTGAGCACGGTTTCGAGACGCTTGCCGGTTTCGTGCTCGCGCTGCTCGGTCGTATTCCGAATGCTGGCGACAGCGTCAAATGGGAAGGCTATACGTTCGAGGTCGTCGATATGGATGGACGACGAATCGACAAGGTCTTGATCATTCCGCCGCGTCCGTCAGTCGATCAAACGCGCCATGTCCTGGCGACTCGCGCCATCGCGCCGAAGACGCGCCAGAGTAACGCTGAAGCAGCCTGA
- a CDS encoding acetyl-CoA carboxylase carboxyltransferase subunit alpha, whose translation MTQTLTPWDKVQLARHMQRPRTLDYIRGLCDDFVELHGDRRYGDDAAIVGGVGTFEGRTVVLVGHQKGRDARENIRRNFGMPHPEGYRKALRLFQHAEKFGFPVICFIDTPGANPNRESEERGQANAIAENILVMAGLKTPIIACVIGEGGSGGALAIGVGDRILMLEHAIYSVASPEAAASIIWRDAAKAPDAARAMRITAQDLLELGIIDEIVPEPPGGAHTDMGAIVATLGNYLRRHLTELLALDVATLLERRYARYRAIGRYEEDSRQAVFA comes from the coding sequence ATGACACAGACGCTTACTCCCTGGGATAAAGTGCAACTTGCACGCCATATGCAGCGCCCGCGCACGCTTGATTATATTCGCGGGTTGTGCGACGATTTTGTGGAACTGCATGGCGACCGACGCTATGGCGATGATGCCGCGATTGTTGGCGGCGTGGGGACTTTTGAAGGACGGACCGTTGTGCTGGTAGGGCACCAGAAGGGGCGTGATGCGCGGGAAAATATTCGACGCAACTTTGGGATGCCGCATCCAGAAGGGTACCGCAAAGCGCTACGGTTGTTTCAGCATGCCGAGAAGTTCGGCTTCCCGGTGATCTGTTTCATCGATACGCCAGGCGCCAATCCGAACCGCGAGTCGGAAGAGCGCGGGCAGGCGAATGCGATTGCCGAGAATATCCTGGTGATGGCAGGGTTGAAGACCCCGATCATTGCGTGCGTGATTGGCGAAGGCGGCAGTGGCGGCGCATTGGCGATCGGCGTTGGCGACCGCATTCTGATGCTGGAGCATGCGATTTACTCGGTCGCCTCGCCAGAAGCGGCGGCATCGATCATCTGGCGTGATGCCGCGAAAGCGCCCGATGCGGCGCGCGCGATGCGTATTACAGCGCAGGATCTGCTGGAATTGGGGATCATCGACGAGATTGTTCCCGAACCGCCAGGCGGCGCGCATACCGATATGGGCGCCATAGTTGCGACCCTGGGGAACTATCTCCGCCGCCATCTGACCGAACTGCTGGCGCTGGATGTCGCAACGCTGTTAGAGCGTCGCTATGCGCGCTATCGGGCGATTGGAAGGTACGAAGAAGACAGTCGCCAGGCTGTCTTCGCGTAG
- a CDS encoding coiled-coil domain-containing protein: protein MTNSGKPGGSASKYDEERLRAAEQSQFVYLQGQIDELRRLLKEQSNKYAWAMEQVRRVEASVAQIEGLLDRQRQETTQALDSYRRDIAALRKEVAGAMVKIDEALRPMREMQSQIQQLGEARRQDRDAIAPIFSRIDDLEQRVASWNAQIKETEERHRTLAARLNEFTAADEALRAEIRRLNEDLQIEKQSLRRQAVEAQQLVADIHPTLAAHTSRLNRLDEIRQHLDLFAEQLPSQITALNERINEVIGEIKRIERISTERFLMNQERVEEIRQQQDEKIASITETEEQHLRQLNAWLDRIDAWLRELEQRQNRTAGQLEHVQRESLAYLADLERRDIRLVETLLNALRTQADEIHAEQVERGRGTQ from the coding sequence ATGACCAATTCAGGTAAGCCAGGCGGTTCCGCCAGCAAGTACGACGAAGAGCGCCTCCGCGCCGCAGAACAATCGCAGTTTGTGTATCTCCAGGGGCAGATCGACGAACTGCGGCGTCTGCTGAAAGAGCAGTCGAATAAGTATGCCTGGGCGATGGAGCAAGTCCGACGTGTGGAAGCAAGTGTCGCGCAGATCGAAGGGTTGCTCGACCGCCAGCGTCAGGAAACAACGCAAGCGCTCGATAGTTACCGGCGCGACATCGCGGCGCTGCGTAAGGAAGTGGCAGGCGCAATGGTCAAGATCGATGAAGCGTTGCGTCCAATGCGCGAAATGCAATCGCAGATCCAGCAACTTGGCGAGGCGCGCCGCCAGGATCGCGACGCAATTGCACCGATCTTTTCCCGCATCGACGATCTGGAGCAGCGCGTCGCAAGTTGGAACGCGCAGATCAAGGAGACCGAAGAGCGTCATCGCACTCTTGCAGCGCGCCTTAACGAGTTCACGGCGGCAGACGAGGCGCTGCGCGCTGAAATACGTCGCTTGAACGAGGACCTTCAGATCGAAAAGCAGAGCCTGCGCCGTCAGGCGGTTGAGGCGCAACAACTCGTCGCCGATATCCATCCAACGCTCGCGGCACACACCAGTCGCCTCAACCGCCTTGACGAAATTCGCCAGCATCTCGACCTCTTCGCCGAACAATTGCCGTCACAGATAACCGCGCTGAATGAACGAATCAATGAGGTCATCGGCGAAATCAAGCGCATTGAGCGTATCTCGACCGAACGCTTCCTGATGAATCAGGAGCGAGTGGAAGAGATTCGCCAGCAACAGGACGAGAAGATTGCGTCGATCACAGAAACTGAAGAGCAACATCTGCGGCAGTTGAACGCCTGGCTCGACCGTATCGACGCCTGGCTGCGTGAACTGGAACAACGCCAGAATCGCACTGCCGGTCAGTTGGAGCATGTTCAACGTGAGAGCCTCGCCTATCTCGCCGATCTTGAGCGTCGTGATATTCGCCTGGTTGAAACGTTGCTCAATGCACTGCGCACCCAGGCGGACGAAATTCACGCCGAACAGGTGGAACGCGGACGGGGGACGCAGTAA
- a CDS encoding ABC transporter permease, translating to MRVIPSAATGHSERSDWSFRAQRLVIPSAATGHSERSDWSFRAQRLVIPSAARNLSGSRMTPRAARGDHAGWSQVIWYKTRTLLTLPGITVGVAAVIALSTFGKGMASGFETTPSASGADNNTGGAFRRRHDDSKGNRRESVPAPPDRRLS from the coding sequence ATGCGTGTCATTCCGAGCGCAGCGACTGGTCATTCCGAGCGCAGCGACTGGTCATTCCGAGCGCAGCGACTGGTCATTCCGAGCGCAGCGACTGGTCATTCCGAGCGCAGCGACTGGTCATTCCGAGCGCAGCGACTGGTCATTCCGAGCGCAGCGAGGAATCTCAGCGGGTCGCGCATGACCCCTCGCGCTGCTCGGGGTGACCATGCCGGATGGTCACAGGTAATTTGGTATAAGACGCGCACATTACTGACGCTGCCCGGCATTACCGTCGGCGTCGCTGCCGTGATCGCGCTCTCGACATTTGGCAAGGGCATGGCAAGCGGTTTCGAGACCACGCCGTCGGCATCCGGCGCCGATAACAATACAGGCGGCGCCTTTCGACGCCGCCATGATGATTCCAAAGGCAATCGGCGCGAGAGCGTTCCTGCTCCCCCCGATAGACGCTTGTCGTAG